TTGAACAACCAACGTATTTTGGGTTTATTGAGTCTGCTACCCTTCAACAATCAACTACATTTGGGATTGATTTAACGATGGAAGGGATTGACCTTGAAAGACTAGAATATATTTTTAAAAACAATGATATTAAGTTTTTTTATATAATTCCAAGATTTCATAACCCACTTGGCCACTGTTATACAAATAATGAAAAGAAGAAGATTGTTGAGTTAGCTGAAAAATATGATGTTTATATAGTGGAAGATGACTTTTTAGGAGATTTAGATCCAAATACAAAATCCGATCCTTTATTTGCATTTAATCCTAATGATCGAGTTATTTATATTAAAAGCTTTTCAAAGATATTTCTCCCCGGATTACGTATAGCTGCTGTCGTTTTACCTACTATTATGATTAACAATTTTTTACGTTATAAATTTAGCTCCGATTTTAATAGTTCGGCACTTTCCCAAGGTGCACTTGAAATTTACTTAAAAAGTGGGATGTTTCATAGCCATTTAAAAAGAATTAAAAAGATTTATCTTACTAAAATGCAGCTGCTTCAAGAAGCTTGTGAAGCATTTTTACCGTCCAATACACAATATACGAAACCAACTTCAGGATTTTATCTAGCGATCTCTTTGCCTGAAAATGTATCGGCAAAACAAGTAGTACATTTTTTAAACGAGCAGCAAATATATGTAGATGATGCTTCTAGAATGTATTTACCGGAGTATAAAAAAGACCATCTTCTACGATTAAGCATTTCTCAAGTGAACGAGGACCTTATTAAACACGGAGTGGAACGATTGGCAATATGTATTTCAGAGGTGGAAAAAAGAAAAGATAGATATACTATAAATAACTTTTTACTTTAATGTTAAAACCCGTTTTTTTCAATACACTTATAATACACAGTTTTAAATTTGAACAACATTGAATCTAATCAATCATAAACATTTATTAAGTCTTGTAAATTATGTTAATAGAAATGAATGAAAGCAGTCGCAATGGAACAAAGCTTTGAGACTGCTTTACTATAAATAGTAAGTAAAAAGGAATATTGTAATTGACCTTCTCTCCATTTGCCTCGGACTATTTTAAAGAGACGACAGCGTTTTCTGGATATATACCGATGAAGTCAGTAAAACTATTTAATAACTCTTTATTATATAGATGTGATTCATTATATAAAGTGTCAATAGCATCCGAGACAGTAACAACTTCTTCATAAGACCTACGTAATGTAATGACAGAATATCTATCAATTATTTTCAGGATTTGAACTTCTTTTGGTAATTCCTCGTCCTCTAGTTCCTCTCGATATCCGGAGCCAGTGATATGTTCATGCTGTGAGTTAGCCAAATATATTACTTTTTCAAGACCTATTTGTTTGAGTAAATCGTACCCTTTTTTTAATTGCTTCTGTAAAACATGGTACTCTTTTTTTGTCAGGTTCCCCTCTTTTCTTAATAGATGTACTGGTGTATATAGTTTTCCAATGTCGTGAAATAAAAAGCCTATTGCGATGTCTTCTATGTTTGGAATACCTTCTTTCCTACAAAACAAGGTAGAAAGTGTGAAAACATCTACTATATGATAATAAATGTACTTACCAAGCTCTTTAAATTTTAACAAATATTGATAATAAATCGGATTCTTCATATACTCAATGAATAAATTTTCCACATAATATACATCTTCTTCTTTCTTAAAAACATTTCCGTAGCGTGTTTCCGAACATAAAAACCCAATTATTTTATAAAACTCAATCTGTAGTTTTGATATATTCGTTAGCCTCTTTTCTGTTAATGTCTTATTATTATTATTTAACTTACTTTGTGAAGGTTCTGGTTGAAATTTCTCTTTTACAAGATAGATAGATTGATTATTAAGATTTTTAAATATGTAAAAAGTACGTTCGGTAGGAATCAAGCATGCACATTAACCTCACTTCTAAACCGACCTTTTGGAGTAAAAATTAGGATGGAACCTTGATGTTATCAACTTCAACACGATATAACTTTGCAAGAGCATAAATAACAAGACCGTTAATTACTTCACCGTTTTCCCATTTTTTCACGGTTTCCACATTTACCCCCATCTTGTCTGCAACATCTTGCTGTGTCATACCGGCATTATTTCTTAAAGTAGAAAGCGATAATTGCACATCTTCCATCTTTTTAACACCTCCAAAATTAGTATATTTAACTTAAAGTTAAAAATCAATAATATAATTTGAAAAATTATACAATTTCTATATTCGAACGTTTATTTTTTTAACTATTAGTCTTATAATATAATTGATAGGGGTGAATTGATTGAAAAGTGCTAGAGAAATACTTGGTGAAAATTTACTAAAAATGTTGAATGAAAAAGGTATTGATCAATCTGTATTAGCTGATTACCTTGGTGTCAGTAATGCTTCTGTTACCTACTGGATAAAAGGAGAAAAATACCCTCGAATCGATAAAATTCAAAAGATCGCAGACTTTTTTAATATACCTAAGTCTCATTTAACAGAAGAGCAGCAATCAAATAGAATTGAAACTCGATCAAATGTTATGAAGGTACCTATACTAGGAACAATTAGAAACGGGGAACCAACTTTAGTAGAAGAAAATTACTATGGGTATAAGTATGAGCTTATCGACTCATTGCCTAATAGAAATGTATTCTACTTTCAAGCAACAGAAGATTCAATGGAGCCATCTATTCCAAAAAACAGCTTTGTACTAATTAAAGAACAAAGTGAAGTACAAAACGGGGAAATTGCGGCAGTTCGTATGAACAATAATTCAGAAATTACACTAAAGCGAGTAAAATACCAAGGGGATGTTTTATTCTTAATCCCAGATAACCCAAAATACGAACCAATAATAATAAATAAGAAAGATCAAGTAACGATTCTAGGAAAAGCAATTAAGTATACATTAGATTTATAAAATTAATCTCCTATAAAAGTTATAAATTGTACATAAATAAAACCTGAGTACATATAAAAGTACTCAGGTAAAAACTATATTTAGGAATTAAATAGTTAATTTCAATCCTTGCTTTTAACTTCTTCGTAAGTATGAAATTCACGTCTTGTTATTTCTCGAAGCTAATTCGACTTTAGTTTACTTATTAAAATAATTTATTCCTATTACTCTCTAATTCTTCTAACAAACAGTTCATACATTTTTTTATAAAGTAACGTGAGTAGAATTCCAACGACCATCCAAAGGGATATGCTTGCTCCCGGTGGTGTGCCAATTTTATATGAACTTACTAACCCTAAAAATGTACAAATGATTGAAACGATACTTGCTATGATAAATACATACCGAAATCTCGACGTTAATTGAGTAGCTATAGCAGCAGGCAGGATAATGATCGCCGAAACTAGTAGCATACCAATCATGGGAATCATCATGGAAATAAATAAGCCTATTACAGCACTAAATGAAAACGACAGGAGCTTCGTTGAAATGCCGGCTACCCTTGCAACATCTTCATTAAATATCGTTGTATATAGTGAACGTTTCGTCATAATAAAGTAAATGAAAATGCCTATAGAAATGATAAGAAATATATTAATTTGTTGCTGGGTAACCGTTACAATAGAGCCGAATAAATATTGATCCATCGTTTTTGAACCGCTCGGA
Above is a genomic segment from Lysinibacillus sp. PLM2 containing:
- a CDS encoding GntR family transcriptional regulator, with translation MSAKYLKIKEYIKLQMSDGTLIAGSKLPSVRRLSEHFSCSKSTIIQAYMELEKEHLIYSVPKSGYYVVSKFQSTSNENEVIDFLSAGPDKKVMPYIEYQHCLNQAIQQYKETLFTYSDPQGLYTLRQELVKYLQTMQVFTSPERIVVASGSQQALNLLASMPFPNGKNNILIEQPTYFGFIESATLQQSTTFGIDLTMEGIDLERLEYIFKNNDIKFFYIIPRFHNPLGHCYTNNEKKKIVELAEKYDVYIVEDDFLGDLDPNTKSDPLFAFNPNDRVIYIKSFSKIFLPGLRIAAVVLPTIMINNFLRYKFSSDFNSSALSQGALEIYLKSGMFHSHLKRIKKIYLTKMQLLQEACEAFLPSNTQYTKPTSGFYLAISLPENVSAKQVVHFLNEQQIYVDDASRMYLPEYKKDHLLRLSISQVNEDLIKHGVERLAICISEVEKRKDRYTINNFLL
- a CDS encoding helix-turn-helix transcriptional regulator; this encodes MEDVQLSLSTLRNNAGMTQQDVADKMGVNVETVKKWENGEVINGLVIYALAKLYRVEVDNIKVPS
- the znuB gene encoding high-affinity zinc uptake system membrane protein ZnuB, which translates into the protein MFELAFMQRAFVAGILIAVIAPIIGVFLIMRKQSLIADTLSHIALAGVAIGLVSGSQPEWMSIIIVILGAILIEFLRLRFKSYSDVSIAILMASGLSIALCLMSISPSGSKTMDQYLFGSIVTVTQQQINIFLIISIGIFIYFIMTKRSLYTTIFNEDVARVAGISTKLLSFSFSAVIGLFISMMIPMIGMLLVSAIIILPAAIATQLTSRFRYVFIIASIVSIICTFLGLVSSYKIGTPPGASISLWMVVGILLTLLYKKMYELFVRRIRE